Part of the Lucilia cuprina isolate Lc7/37 chromosome 5, ASM2204524v1, whole genome shotgun sequence genome is shown below.
ataactttttaacaaaaactcctTTAGAAGACAAAGGATAATATAATATCAATTCATGTTGCTTGGTTAATACATCATTTTGTTCTTTAAAtacattattatgaaaaaaaattggacaaaaacaaaaccaatgATTCTAATTAAAACCACAAGACACCAGCACACATTACTtagaaattacttaaaaaaataataataatgagaatataaatttatttatttttaatgcaaaataccAACAACTGCAACTCTTTTATCGTACACTCTCCCACACTCTTTCGTTCAACGATCATTCTATGTGGATTAAATGAAAAACCTTAAAATGTCCGCAGAGATTCAAGCAATGCGTCAACAATTGATCAGCAGTGGATATGGCACCTGGAGGCAAGTGGATAATCATAATCATGGCAGAAATGAGCGAAGTGCTATTGAAAGCTTATTAGCACAAACCATTgctatttgatttttaattttaaattaactaattttttttgcattttattccctttttattttgaaataataaaaaaataccatatttttttaatgtttagtgTTCccaactataaattttatttgttacaaatgctttaagaaacattttcttaaatcaaataatatttccaataaaaaaaacattaattttgcaaacatttttattatcatttgcctattaacaaaaaacatttttaattctcTTCAATCTTTGTAAAATAGATCTTATTTTTTACATTCTCTCTAAAACATTGTTGCTAAATTTTGTTAACTGACTGGGTGCATAAAGAGAAGACAGACATTGATTGCACTTGGCTTAAagtctttttttaattgaaaaagcttttggaatgctaaatttttgtttttttgatcaaaattttttgtgatttttttctgttttgggTTTCTTTTTGCAAACGCAAAGTTTATTGCCTATAGgggtaagttttttgtttttttaattgttactaTTTGGGTTGGCTTATTTTTTACTTCACCAGCATGTACATTTGAAAAAAACGCAACATTTTCCATTACTTACATTGATttcctttgattttttttatctgtttccattatttttcaatatttcataaatgctttttttaacggactttgataaaaatatatttcatttctcTTCTCTTTAACTTTTACAGAAATCAAAGCAAAGAGAAAACCTACAGGTAAGATTGTAATAATTAGTCTTTATGTCTActtcataacaatttttttacactaGTCGAAAAAGATTCGGGATTCCTACGGATTGGCTCTTTGAATGTGCGAGTGAAGAAAACGACCGAAGCATTCAGCAACTTCTTGGGAGTGGGCAATGGCACGATACACTcacaccaccaacaacaacaacatcaccaTCCACACGAAGTCTCAACAGTAAATCACCCTCACCAGCGCCATCACCGTCACCATCATTATCCTCATCATCTTTACGCTCCCGGTGGTATGATGCGGAATCAGCACCATCTTCATCCGATGATGATGAAAAAATCAGCAACAATGACAATGAAGAACCCACCATCATCGTtgaaccatcatcatcatctcccGACACCGGGCTCAAGAGCCAGTGTACCAATTAATTCAACGAAATATGACGTGCTGCACAAGTCTTGGGGTTCTGCCGACAATATAACACAAAATGGTCTTAAGGTCACGAAAAACTATAATAATGATGACGAAGAAGATGATGAGGATTCTTTAATGCCTCCACCAAAAGGTTTAGACAGTGTTAAGAAACGTCAAAAGAATACTACTAAACGTTCTTCGATATCCTCAAATGCCACCGACTCACCCCGAGATTCGATATCTTCAACATCAAGTTCCAATTTTAATTCCGGCTACAGCAGCATGCCCACAACTCCCAATCAACTAAGATCACCTTTAGGTTTAGGTGTACCCAATAATTTGACAGCCGATTCTGATTCAGATTCGGCTTGTGGTTTCGATTCGAATTGGTCCATAAATGGTCGCAGTTCATTAAGTAGTGGTAATTTAAAAACTTCGAAATATTAACAATCAAATGAATGCATTAATaagaatacaaaatataatttgtataaacaaaatttactaaaccttttttcaatttgtaattAGTATTAAGCTATTATATGTTTTACTGCcttaacaatatataaaatatctgtttaatgttaaaatcataCTACTAATTCATATgttcaaaactttttcttttgctaaatataacaataaatattttaattaataacatttttttaaaaaaacaaagtttttatctATCTAAGGTCCAACGTCTAATGCAGAATACCGAAGATGctaaacggagaaaatttcgattcgaattgaaatgtaGAATAGGGTCCAGTATCTTTTTTAGGGcgagtttcttactactcagttaaactacaCTTAACTTGCTGTTGAATTAAACtcagaacaaatttaggcggactttaaccaatGATTGTTATTATAGAaacagttaactttgttagtattgccaacttttcaaacgaaaacataaacaatgaacagctgtttttttgcaaatgtcatttttgtaaaattttagaaaaaaatataaataacaatttaaaataataatatcgaGGTAGCACAGTGGGTCTGACTCAAAAATCATTAAGAACGAAACTAAAATATACGTAATAAACATGATgcacaaaaaatcttaattggcatcacttttatataataacaaagacattaaccatttttaattcaGCCTTTTTTGCACACAGCGACATCTTTATGTGAAtttcaacaacattttattttgtttatacaacATACTTTTAGGCATTGTTGCCAGAATGTTAAAtcacatataaaatatatgacatatatagaaatgttttaacaaattgtcacTCGCTGTCACCTATGTTATGATAGTCCTTAACTACAaccatattatattatatacgaGTCCTGTCGGAAATCTCATATTTTCCCACAATAATTTTGGTTCTGACCGACTGTGCTGTTGAAAAGCTACCatactaataaaaatatgcctgcacaaatatttaataagtggCAATACTGAAACCAACTCACACGTGCAGTCAAAATGACATTTCACcgaatttgatttgttttcatttttggtTTACCAAGAAGAACAATTTTGTACGTAATTATtggatttaaattatttatttagctttatacgtataaaatgggtaaaaaagataaaaataagaaaaaaggcAAAGGAGCCGAAAAGACTGCCATGAAAACGGATAAAAAATTGGcagcaaaacaaaagaaaatgctGGAAAAACTTGGAGAGGTATGAAAAGATTTGccaatatttgtatatacatatgtacatacatatgtacatattttaaacCTGTTAATTTTTAGGCTGACATTGCTGAAGTTGTAGCCAAACTAGAGGCAGAGGAAGCTAgacaaaaaactataactgaaGTGGTGTGCGCCACACCACCCACTCCAAGATCCAATTTTACCTTGGTGGCTCATCCCGAAAAGGAAGAATTGATACTTTTTGGTGGCGAGTTCTTTAATGGCCAGCGTGTTTGTGTTTACAATGATCTCTTCTTTTACAATATCGGCAAAAATGAATGGAAACAAGTGAAATCACCTGGTGGTCCAGCACCCAGAAGTGGTCATCAAATGGTTACCACGGCCACAGATGGCGGTCAGTTATGGGTAATGTTTGATAAAAGGAACTTTATAAAAacctttataataaattttttaattttttagttatttggtGGTGAACATGCCAGTCCCTCACAAATGCAATTCTATCACTACAAAGACTTGTGGATGATGAGTTTGAAGACTCGTAAATGGGAAAAAATTAATGCCCCTAATGGTCCTAGTGCTCGTAGTGGTCACCGTATGGTAGTTTCCAAAAAGAAACTATTCATTTTTGGTGGTTTTCATGATAACAATCAATCATATCGTTATTTCAATGATGTACATGTCTTTTCTTTGGAATCATATACCTGGCTACAGGTAGAAATCGGCGGAGCTATTTTACCACCACCACGTTCCGGTTGCTGTATTGCAGCCAATCCAGAAGGTAAAATACTTATTTGGGGAGGTTATACTAAATCGCCGCTTAAAAAAGATATTGACCGTGGTGTTACCCATACCGATATGTATGCCTTAACACCTGACAGTAAGTAAAATGAGTAAAGTTCGTGCTATCCAATTATTAATatggtttatttgtttaatttagaaaatgcTCCAGACTCTATGAAATTCAAATGGGTTACGGTAAAAGCTGGTGGTTACAAACCCTATCCGCGCAGCAGTGTAGGCTGTTGTTCTGCCCCAAATGGCAAAGCCTATTGTTTTGGTGGTGTTATGGATGTAGATGAGGACGAAGAAGATGTCAAAGGCCAGTTTGGAGATGAATTATTAGCCCTGGATCTTTCTGCTCTTGCATGGCGACTTAtagaaatcaacaaaaaacaaaaagctgAGAAAAAAGAAGCTAAAGCAACTGATGTAGAAATGGCTGGTGATGAGACAAAAACAGAAACTACTGTCAAAACCGATGGCATTTTTACAATTACTGTGGCCGGTCCCAGTAATTCAGCACCTGCTTTACCCAAAGTACCCAGTTTGTTCCCAAATAGAAGACCGAAAAATGTTCCCTCCCCACGCATGAATCCTGGCTTGTGTGTTTGTAAGGGTACTCTCTACATTTATGGTGGTCTATATGAAGAGGATAACAAGCAATATACTTTCAATGATTTCTATGCGCTGGATTTACACAAACTAGAAGAATGGAAGGCTATTATACCGAATGATATGAATGCTCATGATTGGATTGATAGTGATAGCAGTGATTCTGATGaaagtgatgatgatgatgatgaggacgatgatgatgacgaagaTGATTCTGAAATGGATACAGATTGAAATATCgttgatttttcttaaaaatatttttttataacaattgttcttttatttggtataacaataataaatgcattttaaaaggaattaatttagttttaataattcagTTAATATTCTCTTGGTATCATGGGGTGATTCCACTTTATGTGAAATAGTACGGGGATCGATGAAAATTTCATAATCATTACCGCCGGGTTCGGTTTTATCACCAAAGAAATGTATTTCCTTGAACTTATAATGAGCCTCAATGTAGCGTAATGAATAGGTTTTATCCCATCCATTGGGGAAGACATCAAAACTTATTTGGCCACCGATACTGTAAGTCAAATCTACCTCAGagaattcattttttaaaaccTCAATCATTTTGCGGCGCACTTGATGTTCCTTATCGTAGGCGGCAAATAAATTTCGCTCTTCGCGAGAACACTGTCTTCCCACGGGGCACACATTCATCATGCCATTACGAAACTCCAAAAAGGTTCCTCTTTTAAAAGGCAACTTCAGTTCCGATAAATAacgtaaaa
Proteins encoded:
- the LOC111675044 gene encoding kelch domain-containing protein 4, whose product is MGKKDKNKKKGKGAEKTAMKTDKKLAAKQKKMLEKLGEADIAEVVAKLEAEEARQKTITEVVCATPPTPRSNFTLVAHPEKEELILFGGEFFNGQRVCVYNDLFFYNIGKNEWKQVKSPGGPAPRSGHQMVTTATDGGQLWLFGGEHASPSQMQFYHYKDLWMMSLKTRKWEKINAPNGPSARSGHRMVVSKKKLFIFGGFHDNNQSYRYFNDVHVFSLESYTWLQVEIGGAILPPPRSGCCIAANPEGKILIWGGYTKSPLKKDIDRGVTHTDMYALTPDKNAPDSMKFKWVTVKAGGYKPYPRSSVGCCSAPNGKAYCFGGVMDVDEDEEDVKGQFGDELLALDLSALAWRLIEINKKQKAEKKEAKATDVEMAGDETKTETTVKTDGIFTITVAGPSNSAPALPKVPSLFPNRRPKNVPSPRMNPGLCVCKGTLYIYGGLYEEDNKQYTFNDFYALDLHKLEEWKAIIPNDMNAHDWIDSDSSDSDESDDDDDEDDDDDEDDSEMDTD
- the LOC111675045 gene encoding phosphomannomutase, whose protein sequence is MADLKREEILLLFDVDGTLTAPRSTVEPEFEDFFYNQVKPRATIGIVGGSDLEKMFEQLNGKKILEHFDFVFPENGLVQIEKGKEMGKQNIIQHLGEDTIQRFINFVLRYLSELKLPFKRGTFLEFRNGMMNVCPVGRQCSREERNLFAAYDKEHQVRRKMIEVLKNEFSEVDLTYSIGGQISFDVFPNGWDKTYSLRYIEAHYKFKEIHFFGDKTEPGGNDYEIFIDPRTISHKVESPHDTKRILTELLKLN